The sequence below is a genomic window from Kitasatospora kifunensis.
GCAGCCGTCGACTTCTCGCCACCACCGCTCTGCTCGCCACCGCGCTGACCCTGTCGCTCAGCGCCTGCGGCCCCGACAACACGACCGCCGCAGGCGCAAGCAAGGGCACCAGCGCGAGCCCGAGCGCGACGGCTATCCCGAGCCCGACCACAGCGCCGAGCGCCACCCCGACCGCGAGCCCGAGCCCGAGCACCGCCGCCCCCACCACCGCCCCCACCGCCAAGACCGACCCCATCGCGCTGCCGTCCACGCAGCCCACCGCGAAGCCGGTCCCGAAGCCGACGACGGCCAAGCCCGCCCCCGCCAACACCAACCCCGCCAAGCCCACCCCCACCCCCGACTGCACGGCCAACGCCTACAAGCCGGGCCACAAGGTCATCAACGCCACCGTGGCGTGGGGCGACCCGAACCGGATCGGCGCGAACGCGACGAAGTTCGAATGCGGCCCGGACATCGAGAACGACGGCATCTACCTGCCCACCGCGCCGAACACCGGGTACACCTTCGCCCCCGGTGCCACGGCCACGGTGGTGGGGAAGTACGCCTCACAGGATCCCAAGAGCGTCTCGCTCACCGACCTGCTGACGCACATCAACTACTGCACGCAGAACCCCACCGGGCAGGACCCCTACGGCTGCTACCGCAACATGTACGACATCACCACCAACAGCGCCGGCCAGATCACCAGCATCAACGAGCTCTACCACCCGTGAGCAACCAACTCACCCCGCCAGTGCGGCGAAGTCCGCCTCCATCGCGTCCTGCGCCGCACTGAGCCGCCCGGCCACCGCGCCGAGCCACAACTCATCGGCCCGCAGGCCCTCCTGGGCCGCCGCGAGCAGCCGCTGGAACTCCGCCGGCTGCGGCCCGCCGAGTCCGCGGTAGGAGGCGACCATGCTCACCGGGTCCAGGGCGGCCCGGAACTGCGCCTCGGTCATCGGGAGTTCATCGCTCACCCCGCTGAACTCCCCGGCGATCTCGCGATAGAGCCGAAGCGCCTCGGCGAAGTCGAGCTGGTCCACCGTCAGTCCACCGCCGCGCCCGTAGGTGACCAGCGCGGAGGCGAACCGGTGGCCGACGTGGAAGGGGACGTCGGCGTCGCGCTGCAGGACGTTCGCCAGCTCCGAGGTGGTCGAGTAGTCGGACCGCACCTCGGCGAGTGCGGCCTGCTCGTCCAGTCGCATCCCACCCACGATGGCGTTCACCTCGCCGAGCAGCGCGATGGTGCGGTCCAGGGTGCGCTGCGCCTCGGCCCGCTTGTAGTCGGTCAGCCCCGAGCAGACGTTGTGCGCGGCGAGCGCCGTCGAGACCCCGTCGCCGATCACCTCGCTGGCCAGCAGGCGAGCCCGGTTCAGCGCGACCGGGTTGCGCTTCTGCGGCATCAAGGTGCTCGGGCTGAGCAGGTCGGTGTTGTCCAGGGTGATCCACGGGCGCGCGTGGTGGTACTGCGCGTGCACGTCCTGGATGAAGGTCCCGATCGACAACGCCAGTGCCATCACGCTCGACGCCACCTCGAACCCGACGTCGATCACGGACAGTTGGGCCGCGTCGAAGGAGTTCTGCACGGGCGCGTCGAAGCCGAGCAGCTCGGCCAGCCGCCCCCGGTTGACCGGGAAGCTCGACGTGGCCAGCGCGGCCGCCCCGAGCGGGCACAGGTTGAGGCGCGAATAGGCCTCGGCCAACCGGGTGGCCGAGCGGCCCAGCGTCGCCTCGTAGCCGAGCAGGAGGTGCCCGAAGGTGGTCGGTTGGGCCTGGACGCCGTTGGTGTAAGCCGGCACGATCGCCGATCCGTACCGCTCGGCGGCGGCGAGCAGGCCGGCGCGCAGTTCGCCGAGCGCGCGGTGGACCAGGACGAGGCGGTCGCGCAGCAGCAGTCGGTAGACGGTGGGCAGCATGTCCTGGCGGCTTCGCCCCGAGTGGATGCGGGAGCTGTCCGGCCCCACCAACTTCCGCACCAGAGGCTCTACTTGCAGGTAGTCGGTCGGCCGCTCGGCGCCTGGCGCCGCGGCGTCGGAGATGACCTTGGCGATCGCGGCGGCCGTCCGGACGCCGACGTCCCTGGGCGCGATCCCCTCCTCGACGGTCATCACCGTCGAGGCCTTGTCCAGCTGGCAGAGCCAGTAGAACGTGTCGCGGCTCTGCAGGTCCTTCAGGTCAGTCATAAAAAGATCAGTCATAAACAGGCTCCTCGATGAGTTGGGGTCGGCCGACTGCGGCCGGTTGCCAGACGACGAGCGCCACCAGGGCGCTGACGCCGACCACGGCGGCCAGCAGGCCGGCGCAGGCGCTCCACCCGGCGGCGGTGTAGAGCGGGGAGGGTGCGACGGCGCCGATGCTGCCGCCTGCGTAGTAGGAGGTCAGGTAGAGCCCGACCGCGCTGGACTTGGCGGGCCCGCCGGCCTCGGCCGCGTAGCCGATGGCGCAGGCCTGGCCGGAGAAGACTCCGGTCGACGAGGCCGCCAGGCCGACGATCACGGCCGGGGTGGACGGGATGAGGGTGAGGGCGAGGCCGGCCAGCGACACCAGGCTGACCAGGACATAGGTCCGCAGCCGACCGATCCGGCTGATCAGGCGGCCGGTGAGCGGTGTGACGACCACCGCGACCAGGAAGACGGCGAAGACCGCGCCGATCTCGAAGCTGCTCAGCGCGAACGGCGGTGCTTCGAGCCGCATCCCCGCATAGGTGAACGACCCGACCTGTAGGAACAGGATCGACGCCCCGATGAAGCAGGTGCCGAGCAGCCGCGCGTTACCGAAGTGCCGACCGATGCCCTGCAGGCTGGCCAGCAGCGAGTGCGAGCGCCGGAAGCGCCGTTCCCGGGGCAGCCAGGCCGCGGTGACCGCCAGCGTCACCAGCAGCACGAGAGCGAGCGCCACGAACGAGGACCGCCACCCGAACCGCTCGGTCACCGCCCCCGAGAGGAAGCGCCCGCAGAAGCCGCCGAACGCCGTGCCGGAGACGTAGAGGGCGTTCGCCCCCTGCGCCGCCGGACCGGCGCACTCCTCCGCGATGTAGGAGACGGCGACCGCGAAGACGAACGGGATGAGCAGCCCCTGCGCGAACCGGCACACCAGCATGGCGGCGAAGTTCCAGGCCACCGCGCAGGCGAGGGTGGCGGCCAGGGTCGCGCCGATCGCCGCCACCATCACCCGCTTGCGGCCCAGGTAGTCCGAGACCGAGCCGGCGAACGGGGCCATCACCGCGACGCCCAGCGTCGTCGCGGTGATCGTCCAGGTGCTCCGGCCGACCGGTACGTGCAGGTCCCGGGCCAGGTCGGGCAGCAACGGCTGGGTGGAGTAGATGTTGAGCAGTGCGCACAGACCGAGCAGGAAGAGCGCCGTCCTGGCCCTGCGCGACATCAACCCGCGACTGCCGCGTCGGCCGGCGGCGGGGCGTCAGCCGCCGACGGGGCCTCGGCGTGGTCCAGGATCCAGGTCAAGTGCCGCCTCACCGCGGGCCATTCACTGTTGATCACGCTGTAGTAGCAGGTGTCCCGCAGGGTGCCGTCGGGCAGGATGAGGTGGTTGCGCCAGACGCCCTCCAGCTTCGCCCCGAGCCGTTCGATCGCGCGCCGGCTCGCCATGTTGAAGAAGGCGGTCCGGAAGCCCACCGCGATGCAGTCCTGCTGCTCGAACGCGTGCCTGAGCAGCAGCAGTTTGGCCTCGGTGTTGAGCGAGGTGCGCTGCACGCTTCTGCGGTACCAGGTGTGCCCGATCTCCAACCGGCGGTTGTCGGCCTCGACGTTCATGTAGCTGGTCATGCCGGCGATCCGACCGTGGGCGTCGAGCACCGTGAAGGGCACCATCCGCCCCTGCTCGGCAAGTCCGAGGCGCCACTCGATCTCCTGCCGCATGCCGTCGGGCGAGGGCACCGCGGCGAACCAGGTGTCCCAGACCTTGCCGTCCTCGACGGCCTCGATCAACTGGGCCTCGTGCTCGGCTTCGAGCGGGATCAGCGTGACGTGGCTGCCCGTCGCCGTGAAGGGCTCGATCCACCGGGCACGGTGCTGGGTGGTGGTCGTCATGCCTGCTCCTTCAAGGGCGACGGGGCCGTCGCGGTGGTCGAGTGCTGCGGGGATCGCTGCGGCGTGCGCAGGTGGTCGACCATGGCCTGGACGGCCGCGGCGGCATCCGCGGTGATCCGGGAGTCGACCCCGGGGGCCGGCAGCATGTTGGTGAAGTAGTGCGCGCCTTCGGTGATGTGGCCCAGCGCGCAGATGTTCGGCACGGCCGAGCCGTCCGTGTTGATCAGCCGCCCGGCGGTGTCGACATCGAAGCCACCGGGCTGGAACCAGCCGTTCGTGAAGGGGCGGGCGTGTCCGGCGGCGAGCAGCGACCGGGTCAGCGGCGAGGTGTCCTGCTCCGGCAGGAACGGGTCGACGCTCGCTCCCACGAGCACGTCGCAGCGGGTCGGCGGCGAGGACTGCTGGCCGCTTTCCAGGACGAACTCGGCGCTCTGCGAGTCGAGTCGGGCCGTCGCACCGGGTCCGGCACCCAGGTGCAGGATCCCGGCGGCGAACAGTGCGCGCCACTCGCGCGATCGGGAGGCGGGCGGTCCGGCGGCCACCGCGTTCAGCATCGGGGCGTACAGCCGGCAGAACCGCTGGTGCGACTCCGGGGTGAGGCCGCGGTGCTCGACGGCCCGCCGGAGCTCGTCCCGCAGATCGCGCAGGGCGTCGGCGGCGGCCTTGACCGGGTTCGTCAGGTTTCCCTCGGCGGCGCGACGCTCGTCCACCCCGAGGAAGTCGACGAGTGCCGACTGGTAGGCACCGAGCGTCCTGGGCCGGCCCGGCTCAGGTTGGCGAAGCATGGACTCGACTTCGCGGAGGTCCGATATTCCACTGCCCGGTTCGCCGAACGATTCGCCCACCGATTCGGCTGCCGTTCGCAGATCGGCCCGCAGCAGTGGCAGGAGATGGCTCTCGAAGTCGAGCTGCCCGTGGGCCAGTCGCAGTTTCGCCAACTCGTCCGCGGTCAGGAATGAGGGCCTATATACGTCTGCCGGCGTCTTTTGGTTCACCGCTCGGGGTGAGAATATTCGGCCACTGCGCGAGTAGACGTGTATTCGGGGTTCGTCCCCACCGGGACGGTAGACCAGGCCCCCGTCCGGCCCCGGAAGGAACCGCCCACCGCGACCGACGGTCAGGCTGGCGACCGCGTCGATCGCCGACAGCCCCATACCGCGCACCGCCACGCGCGCGCCGGACTCGATCGTGTCGAGCTTCTGCAGCGGATAGCAGCTTCGGATGTAGCGCAGCCGGGGGTTGGCCCGGCGGTGGTCGGCGACGAACTGCTGGACCACCTGGTCTTCCGTCGTCGGGTGGTTGGTCCCGTGGCCGGTGGTGAGGAAGACGAAGTCCGCGGCGACGATCGCGCCGTCCGACAGGTTGAGCACCCAGGATCCGTCCCGCAGCGTCCGCAGCGTCTCGGCGGCGGCCCGGTGCTCGTGGATTCTGATGCTGTCAGGGGCCTGCCTGCGCAGTATGCGGTAGCAGTGGGCCAGGTAGCGGCCGAGAACACCGCGCGAAAGGTAGGTGTCCTCGGACACTCCGGCCCACTCGGCCAGGCTGGGGCCGGCGATCGGCCGCCCGGGAGCGTTCGAGTCGCCGGTGCGGAACATCGTGACCTGGCCGGCGATGGTGTTCATGAGCAGATAGCTCGGCTGACTCGGGTAATGGGTACCCGAACCCGGATGGTTCGGGTCTATCAGGTGAATCGACAGGGTGTCCCAGGAGGTCTGTGGTAGGCCACAGATCCGCTCCAGAACACTGAGACCGCGTGGACCCCCACCCACGATGGCAACGGAGACGTGCTTGGAAGTCAAACCCACCCCAAGGTAAAGAAACCGTAATGACTCTGGAAAAAACCGCCCTAATGGCTGTTCTTCAACCTAGTCACCATGATCCGATACTGAGAAGTTGACTTCAGGCCAAGAATGTACTGGAGTTCAGCCACCGACCGACCCTCAACGAGGGCGCTCTACCCGCTCACGGCAGCAGCGGTGGCGGCGCGAAAGGCGACGGTGACGTCGACGCCGAAGAGGAGCTCGTCCTCCCAGCCCATCGCCCGCACCCTGCACAGGTACTCGCCCTCCTCGGCGCTCGCGCCCAGGCTCTGCAGGGTCGGCAGCGTGAGGGTGATCGGTCCCGGCTCGACGGCCTTCTGCCAACTGGGCACCGAACCGGCCGCCTTGAGCTCGTCGAGCAGCTCCAACGTGCTCGCCACGAAGGTGGCCAGGCCGCGCTTGACGACGACGTCGAGGTAGACGCCGTCCCGCATCCTGCGCAGCACCTCGCCCTTGATGACGATCCGCGTCTGGGCGGGGATCGTCGGCGGATCGGGCGTCACCTCCACCGACTTGACCACCACGTAGGTGCTCAAGTCACTTGCGCCACCTGCGTCACTCCAGTGCCAAGCTGACATGGCTTGCGGTCCTTCCCGCGCGGGCGCCCTGCGACGCCACCGTCGTCGGTCAGCTCAGCTCTACCAGCCCGTCCTCGCGCGGCGCGTCGGGTTCCGCAGATGCCGCTCGTTCGGGTGCCCTGATCCGGAATGACTTGTGTGACCAGTGGGCATGACGTTGTGCGCATGACACCCCGTCATCTTCCGAGAGGTCCCCACATGGCCCGCACCCGCCTTGCCGCCGCAGCTGCCGCCGCCACCCTGGTGCTCTGCGCGACCAGCGCCGCCTCGGCCGCCACCGTCTCCCCGGACGCCAAGCCCGCCCAGAGCGCCCCCGCGCCCACTGGCAGTACGGCGAGCTGCACGTACACCAAGGCCGTGCCGGCCGACAAGTTCCAGGGCATACCGGTCTTCGACGCCGCGCAGGCCGCCAAGCCCTACCACGCGACGCTGCACACCAGCCAGGGCGCCGTGACCTTCCAGGCGCTGACGGCGGCGGCCCCGTGCACCACCTTCTCGTTCCGCTTCCTGGCCGACCACCACTACTTCAACCACACCCACTGCCACCGCCTGACCACCCAGGGCATCTTCGTGCTGCAGTGCGGCGACCCGACCGGGACGGGCAGCGGCGGGCCCGGCTACTCCTTCAACGACGAGAACCTGACCGGCGCCACCTACCCGGCGGGGACCGTGGCAATGGCCAACGCCGGGCCGAACACCAACGGCAGCCAGTTCTTCTTCGTCTGGAAGGACACCAAACTGCCCCCGGCCTACACGCCGTTCGGCCGCGTGACGGGCGGTCTCGACGTGCTGCAGAAGATCGCCGCCGGCGGTGAGGACGACCAGAACGCCGCGGGCGACGGTTTCCCGAACCTGCCGGTGGACATCAAGAGCGTGAAGATCAGCAACCACTGAGGCAGCGCCACCGGTTGACCGAGGTGGCGCTGGATGCCTGAGGGTGCACCCCTGCACCGTCAGGCGTTCGGCGCCACCTTGGCCAGCCCGTTGATGATCCGGTCCATCGCGTCCCCGCCCTGCGGCTCCGTCAGGTTGGCCAGCAGCTTCAGCGTGAAGCGCATCAGCATCGGGTGGGTCAGCCCGCGCTGGGTGGCCAGCTGCATCACCTTCGGGTTGCCGATCATCTTCACGAAGGCCCGGCCGAGCGTGTAGTAGCCGCCGTAGACCTCCTTGAGGGTGGCGGGGTAGGCGTGCAGCGCGCGCTCGCGCCCGCCGTCCGTCACCCGGGCGAACGCCTGCACGATGGTGCGCGCGGCGATCTGGCCCGACTCCATCGCGTACGCGATGCCCTCACCGTTGAACGGGTTGACCATGCCGCCGGCGTCGCCGACCAGCAGCAGCCCGCGGGTGTAGTGCGGCTGGCGGTTGAAGGCCATCGGCAGCGCGGCACCGCGGATCGGGTCGGTCATGTTCTCGGGGGTGTAGCCCCACTCGGCCGGCATGCTGGCGCACCAGGACTTGAGCACCTCGCGCCAGTCCAGCTCGCCGAAGGCGGGCGAGGAGTCGAGGATGCCCAGGCCCACATTGGAGGTGCCGTCACCCATGCCGAAGATCCAGCCGTAGCCGGGCAGCAGCTTCTTCTCGCCGCCACGGGTGTCCCACAGCTCCAGCCAGGACTCCAGGTAGTCGTCCGAGCTGCGCGGGGAGGTGAAGTAGGTGCGGTAGGCGACGCCCATCGGGCGGTCCTCGCGGCGGTGCAGGCCCATCGCGAGCGAGAGGCGGGTGGAGTTGCCGTCGGCGGCCACCACCAGCGGGGCGCGGAAGACGACCTCGCGCTTGTCCACGCCCAACTTGGCCCTCACGCCCACGATCTTGTTGGTGCGCTCGTCCAGCACCGGGCCTGAGACGTTGCAGCGCTCGTAGAGCCGGGCGCCGGCCTTCTCGGCCTGACGGGCCAGCAGCTCGTCGAAGTCGGCCCGCTTGCGGACCAGTCCGTAGTCGGGGAAGGAGGACAGCTCCGGCCAGTCCAGCTCGAGCCGGACCCCGCCGCCGATGATCCGCAGGCCCTTGTTGTGCAGCCAACCGTTGCCGGTGGAGACGTCGATGCCCATGTCCACCAGCTGCTTGGTGGCGCGCGGGGTCAGACCGTCGCCGCAGACCTTCTCGCGCGGGAACTCGGTCTTCTCCAGCAGCAGGACGTCCAGGCCGGCCTGGGCCAGGTAGTAGGCGGTCGTCGCGCCCGCGGGACCGGCTCCGACCACGATGACGTCAGCGGAGCTCTCGACGGCGGTCTCGGTCACGGTGGGCACTCTCCTGGCACTACGGGACTGGCTGACGGTCCCGAGCAGTCTACGGCGCTTAACCCGGCGCCCCGGACCGGTCCGACGGCTCATCCGACAGGCTCGGAGGGTCAGTCCTTGGTGCCCCGGTGCAGCGCGACGATGCCGCCGGTGAGGTTGCGCCAGGCCAC
It includes:
- a CDS encoding lyase family protein, whose amino-acid sequence is MTDLFMTDLKDLQSRDTFYWLCQLDKASTVMTVEEGIAPRDVGVRTAAAIAKVISDAAAPGAERPTDYLQVEPLVRKLVGPDSSRIHSGRSRQDMLPTVYRLLLRDRLVLVHRALGELRAGLLAAAERYGSAIVPAYTNGVQAQPTTFGHLLLGYEATLGRSATRLAEAYSRLNLCPLGAAALATSSFPVNRGRLAELLGFDAPVQNSFDAAQLSVIDVGFEVASSVMALALSIGTFIQDVHAQYHHARPWITLDNTDLLSPSTLMPQKRNPVALNRARLLASEVIGDGVSTALAAHNVCSGLTDYKRAEAQRTLDRTIALLGEVNAIVGGMRLDEQAALAEVRSDYSTTSELANVLQRDADVPFHVGHRFASALVTYGRGGGLTVDQLDFAEALRLYREIAGEFSGVSDELPMTEAQFRAALDPVSMVASYRGLGGPQPAEFQRLLAAAQEGLRADELWLGAVAGRLSAAQDAMEADFAALAG
- a CDS encoding FAD/NAD(P)-binding protein, with amino-acid sequence MGLTSKHVSVAIVGGGPRGLSVLERICGLPQTSWDTLSIHLIDPNHPGSGTHYPSQPSYLLMNTIAGQVTMFRTGDSNAPGRPIAGPSLAEWAGVSEDTYLSRGVLGRYLAHCYRILRRQAPDSIRIHEHRAAAETLRTLRDGSWVLNLSDGAIVAADFVFLTTGHGTNHPTTEDQVVQQFVADHRRANPRLRYIRSCYPLQKLDTIESGARVAVRGMGLSAIDAVASLTVGRGGRFLPGPDGGLVYRPGGDEPRIHVYSRSGRIFSPRAVNQKTPADVYRPSFLTADELAKLRLAHGQLDFESHLLPLLRADLRTAAESVGESFGEPGSGISDLREVESMLRQPEPGRPRTLGAYQSALVDFLGVDERRAAEGNLTNPVKAAADALRDLRDELRRAVEHRGLTPESHQRFCRLYAPMLNAVAAGPPASRSREWRALFAAGILHLGAGPGATARLDSQSAEFVLESGQQSSPPTRCDVLVGASVDPFLPEQDTSPLTRSLLAAGHARPFTNGWFQPGGFDVDTAGRLINTDGSAVPNICALGHITEGAHYFTNMLPAPGVDSRITADAAAAVQAMVDHLRTPQRSPQHSTTATAPSPLKEQA
- a CDS encoding geranylgeranyl reductase family protein, which encodes MTETAVESSADVIVVGAGPAGATTAYYLAQAGLDVLLLEKTEFPREKVCGDGLTPRATKQLVDMGIDVSTGNGWLHNKGLRIIGGGVRLELDWPELSSFPDYGLVRKRADFDELLARQAEKAGARLYERCNVSGPVLDERTNKIVGVRAKLGVDKREVVFRAPLVVAADGNSTRLSLAMGLHRREDRPMGVAYRTYFTSPRSSDDYLESWLELWDTRGGEKKLLPGYGWIFGMGDGTSNVGLGILDSSPAFGELDWREVLKSWCASMPAEWGYTPENMTDPIRGAALPMAFNRQPHYTRGLLLVGDAGGMVNPFNGEGIAYAMESGQIAARTIVQAFARVTDGGRERALHAYPATLKEVYGGYYTLGRAFVKMIGNPKVMQLATQRGLTHPMLMRFTLKLLANLTEPQGGDAMDRIINGLAKVAPNA
- a CDS encoding peptidylprolyl isomerase, which gives rise to MARTRLAAAAAAATLVLCATSAASAATVSPDAKPAQSAPAPTGSTASCTYTKAVPADKFQGIPVFDAAQAAKPYHATLHTSQGAVTFQALTAAAPCTTFSFRFLADHHYFNHTHCHRLTTQGIFVLQCGDPTGTGSGGPGYSFNDENLTGATYPAGTVAMANAGPNTNGSQFFFVWKDTKLPPAYTPFGRVTGGLDVLQKIAAGGEDDQNAAGDGFPNLPVDIKSVKISNH
- a CDS encoding MFS transporter, giving the protein MSRRARTALFLLGLCALLNIYSTQPLLPDLARDLHVPVGRSTWTITATTLGVAVMAPFAGSVSDYLGRKRVMVAAIGATLAATLACAVAWNFAAMLVCRFAQGLLIPFVFAVAVSYIAEECAGPAAQGANALYVSGTAFGGFCGRFLSGAVTERFGWRSSFVALALVLLVTLAVTAAWLPRERRFRRSHSLLASLQGIGRHFGNARLLGTCFIGASILFLQVGSFTYAGMRLEAPPFALSSFEIGAVFAVFLVAVVVTPLTGRLISRIGRLRTYVLVSLVSLAGLALTLIPSTPAVIVGLAASSTGVFSGQACAIGYAAEAGGPAKSSAVGLYLTSYYAGGSIGAVAPSPLYTAAGWSACAGLLAAVVGVSALVALVVWQPAAVGRPQLIEEPVYD
- a CDS encoding GNAT family N-acetyltransferase, with protein sequence MTTTTQHRARWIEPFTATGSHVTLIPLEAEHEAQLIEAVEDGKVWDTWFAAVPSPDGMRQEIEWRLGLAEQGRMVPFTVLDAHGRIAGMTSYMNVEADNRRLEIGHTWYRRSVQRTSLNTEAKLLLLRHAFEQQDCIAVGFRTAFFNMASRRAIERLGAKLEGVWRNHLILPDGTLRDTCYYSVINSEWPAVRRHLTWILDHAEAPSAADAPPPADAAVAG